The Aptenodytes patagonicus chromosome 10, bAptPat1.pri.cur, whole genome shotgun sequence genome includes a region encoding these proteins:
- the CYP19A1 gene encoding aromatase: MVLETLNPMHYNITSLVPETMPVATVPILILMCFLFLIWNHEETSSIPGPGYCMGIGPLISHGRFLWMGVGNACNYYNKTYGEFVRVWISGEETFIISKSSSVFHVMKHWHYVSRFGSKLGLQCIGMYENGIIFNNNPAHWKEIRPFFTKALSGPGLVRMIAICVESTIDHLDKLEEVTTEVGNINVLNLMRRIMLDTSNKLFLGIPLDESAIVLKIQNYFDAWQALLLKPDIFFKISWLCKKYEEAVKDLKGAMEILIEQKRQMLSTVEKLDEHMDFASQLIFAQNRGDLTAENVNQCVLEMMIAAPDTLSVTLFFMLILIAEHPTVEEEMMREIETVMGDRDIQSDDMPNLKIVENFIYESMRYQPVVDLIMRKALQDDVIDGYPVKKGTNIILNIGRMHKLEFFPKPNEFSLENFEKNVPSRYFQPFGFGPRGCVGKFIAMVMMKAILVTLLRRCRVQTMKGRGLNNVQKNNDLSMHPIEKQPLLEMVFTPRRNTNTNQGE, encoded by the exons GGCCAGGATACTGTATGGGAATCGGTCCCCTCATTTCACATGGGAGATTTCTCTGGATGGGAGTAGGTAACGCCTGCAACTACTACAATAAGACATATGGAGAATTTGTCAGAGTTTGGATCAGCGGTGAAGAAACGTTTATAATTAGCAA ATCCTCAAGTGTGTTCCATGTAATGAAACACTGGCATTATGTTTCGCGATTTGGGAGCAAGCTTGGATTACAGTGCATCGGCATGTATGAAAATGGGATCATATTTAATAACAACCCAGCACACTGGAAAGAAATTCGACCCTTTTTCACCAAAG CTCTGTCTGGTCCTGGTCTTGTGCGTATGATAGCAATTTGTGTTGAATCAACAATTGATCACCTGGACAAACTAGAGGAAGTAACCACTGAAGTAGGAAACATCAATGTGTTGAATCTTATGAGACGGATCATGCTTGACACATCTAACAAGCTTTTTCTCGGGATACCTCTGGATG aaagtgcCATTGTACTTAAGATTCAGAACTACTTTGATGCTTGGCAAGCACTTTTATTAAAGCCCGACAtcttttttaagatttcttgGCTGTGCAAGAAATATGAAGAGGCAGT CAAGGATCTGAAAGGAGCAATGGAAATTTTAATAGAACAGAAACGACAAATGCTTTCCACTGTTGAAAAGCTGGACGAACACATGGATTTTGCATCCCAGTTGATTTTTGCACAG AACAGAGGGGATCTGACTGCCGAGAACGTGAACCAGTGTGTGCTGGAGATGATGATTGCTGCTCCTGATACTCTGTCTGTGACTCTCTTCTTTATGCTAATACTGATTGCAGAGCACCCCACAGTGGAAGAGGAGATGATGAGAGAAATTGAAACCGTTATGG GTGACAGAGACATACAGAGCGATGACATGCCAAACTTAAAAATCGTGGAGAATTTTATTTATGAGAGCATGAGATACCAGCCAGTTGTGGACTTGATCATGCGAAAAGCTTTACAAGATGATGTAATTGACGGCTATCCTGTGAAAAAGGGGACAAACATTATTCTCAATATCGGACGTATGCATAAGCTTGAATTCTTCCCAAAGCCGAATgagttttctcttgaaaattttgagaaaaat GTTCCTTCACGCTATTTCCAACCATTTGGATTCGGCCCTCGGGGCTGTGTAGGAAAGTTTATTGCCATGGTAATGATGAAAGCAATTCTGGTGACTCTTCTGAGACGGTGCAGAGTACAGACAATGAAAGGAAGAGGCCTTAACAACGTCCAGAAGAACAATGACTTGTCCATGCACCCAATAGAAAAGCAGCCTCTGCTGGAGATGGTTTTCACACCAAGAAGAAACACGAACACGAATCAGGGTGAATAA